In a single window of the Necator americanus strain Aroian chromosome X, whole genome shotgun sequence genome:
- a CDS encoding hypothetical protein (NECATOR_CHRX.G22779.T1) gives MNKIDGWGSLEAEGKIFIMIKPQHDATFSRMTKIDGWGSLEAEGKILIMMKPQHDATFSRMTKIDDWGSLEAEGKILIMMKPQHDATFSRMNKIDGWGSLEAEGKIFIMMKPQHDATFSRMNKIDGWGSLEAEGKIFIMMKPQHDATFSIMNKIDGWGSLEAEGKILIMIKPQHDATFSRMNKIDGWGSLEAEGKILIMMKPEHDATFPQCTKIDGWGSFEAEGKIFIMMKPQHDATFSRMNKIDVWGSLEAEGKIFITIKPQHDATFSRMNKIDGWGSFEAEGKIFIMTKPQHDATFSLALTKSMTGDL, from the coding sequence atgaacaaaatcgatggctggggatctttggaggccgagggaaaaatattcataatgataaagcctcaacacgacgctaccttctcacgcatgaccaaaatcgatggctggggatctttggaggccgagggaaaaatattaataatgatgaagcctcaacacgacgctaccttctcacgcatgaccaaaatcgatgactggggatctttggaggccgagggaaaaatattaataatgatgaagcctcaacacgacgctaccttctcacgcatgaacaaaatcgatggctggggatctttggaggccgagggaaaaatattcataatgatgaagcctcaacacgacgctaccttctcacgcatgaacaaaatcgatggctggggatctttggaggccgagggaaaaatattcataatgatgaagcctcaacacgacgctaccttctcaatcatgaacaaaatcgatggctggggatctttggaggccgagggaaaaatattaataatgataaagcctcaacacgacgctaccttctcacgcatgaacaaaatcgatggctggggatctttggaggccgagggaaaaatattaataatgatgaagcctgaacacgacgctaccttcccACAATGcaccaaaatcgatggctggggatctttcgaggccgagggaaaaatattcataatgatgaagcctcaacacgacgctaccttctcacgcatgaacaaaatcgatgtctggggatctttggaggccgagggaaaaatattcataacgataaagcctcaacacgacgctaccttctcacgcatgaacaaaatcgatggctggggatctttcgagg
- a CDS encoding hypothetical protein (NECATOR_CHRX.G22780.T1) gives MMKPQHDATFSRMNKIDGWGSLEAEGKIFIMIKPQHDATFSRMNKIDDWGSLEAEGKILIMMKPQHDATFSRMNKIDGWGSFEAEGKIFIMMKPQHDATFSRMNKIDVWGSLEAEGKIFITIKPQHDATFSRMNKIDGWGSLEAEGKILIMMKPEHDATFSRMNKIDGWGSLEAEGKIFITIKPQHDATFSRMTKIDGWGSLEAEGKILIMMKPQHDAPSSIAPQNR, from the coding sequence atgatgaagcctcaacacgacgctaccttctcacgcatgaacaaaatcgatggctggggatctttggaggccgagggaaaaatattcataatgataaagcctcaacacgacgctaccttctcacgcatgaacaaaatcgatgactggggatctttggaggccgagggaaaaatattaataatgatgaagcctcaacacgacgctaccttctcacgcatgaacaaaatcgatggctggggatctttcgaggccgagggaaaaatattcataatgatgaagcctcaacacgacgctaccttctcacgcatgaacaaaatcgatgtctggggatctttggaggccgagggaaaaatattcataacgataaagcctcaacacgacgctaccttctcacgcatgaacaaaatcgatggctggggatctttggaggccgagggaaaaatattaataatgatgaagcctgaacacgacgctaccttctcacgcatgaacaaaatcgatggctggggatctttggaggccgagggaaaaatattcataacgataaagcctcaacacgacgctaccttctcacgcatgaccaaaatcgatggctggggatctttggaggccgagggaaaaatattaataatgatgaagcctcaacacgacgctccCTCCTCAATCGCTccccaaaatcgatga
- a CDS encoding hypothetical protein (NECATOR_CHRX.G22781.T1) — translation MTKPQHDATFSRMNKIDGWGSLEAEGKIFIMMKPQHDATFSRMNKIDGWGSLEAEGKIFIKIKPQHDATFSRMNKIDGWGSLEAEGKILIMIKPQHDATFSRMNKIDDWGSLEAEGKIFITIEPQHDATFSRMNKIDGWGSLEAEGKIFITIKPQHDATFSRMNKIDDWGSFEAEGKILIMMKPQHDATFSRMNKVDGWGSLEAEGKIFIMMKPQHDATFSR, via the coding sequence atgacgaagcctcaacacgacgctaccttctcacgcatgaacaaaatcgatggctggggatctttggaggccgagggaaaaatattcataatgatgaagcctcaacacgacgctaccttctcacgcatgaacaaaatcgatggctggggatctttggaggccgagggaaaaatattcataaagataaagcctcaacacgacgctaccttctcacgcatgaacaaaatcgatggctggggatctttggaggccgagggaaaaatattaataatgataaagcctcaacacgacgctaccttctcacgcatgaacaaaatcgatgactggggatctttggaggccgagggaaaaatattcataacgatagagcctcaacacgacgctaccttctcacgcatgaacaaaatcgatggctggggatctttggaggccgagggaaaaatattcataacgataaagcctcaacacgacgctaccttctcacgcatgaacaaaatcgatgactggggatctttcgaggccgagggaaaaatattaataatgatgaagcctcaacacgacgctaccttctcacgcatgaacaaagtcgatggctggggatctttggaggccgagggaaaaatattcataatgatgaagcctcaacacgacgctaccttctcacgctga
- a CDS encoding hypothetical protein (NECATOR_CHRX.G22782.T1) produces the protein MMKPQHDATFSRMNKIDGWGSFEAEGKILIMIKPQHDATFSRMNKIDGWGSFEAEGKIFIMTKPQHDATFSRMNKIDVWGSLEAEGKIFITIKLQHDATFTRMNKIDGWGSFEAEGKILIMMKPQHDATFSRMNKIDGWGSLEAEGKIFITIKPQHDATFSRMNKIDGWGSFEAEGKILIMIKPQHDATFSRMNKIDDWGSLEAEGKIFIMTKPQHDATFSRMNKIDGWGSLEAEGKIFITIKPQHDATFSIA, from the coding sequence atgatgaagcctcaacacgacgctaccttctcacgcatgaacaaaatcgatggctggggatctttcgaggccgagggaaaaatattaataatgattaagcctcaacacgacgctaccttctcacgcatgaacaaaatcgatggctggggatctttcgaggccgagggaaaaatattcataatgacgaagcctcaacacgacgctaccttctcacgcatgaacaaaatcgatgtctggggatctttggaggccgagggaaaaatattcataacgataaagcttcaacacgacgctaccttcacacgcatgaacaaaatcgatggctggggatctttcgaggccgagggaaaaatattaataatgatgaagcctcaacacgacgctaccttctcacgcatgaacaaaatcgatggctggggatctttggaggccgagggaaaaatattcataacgataaagcctcaacacgacgctaccttctcacgcatgaacaaaatcgatggctggggatctttcgaggccgagggaaaaatattaataatgattaagcctcaacacgacgctaccttctcacgcatgaacaaaatcgatgactggggatctttggaggccgagggaaaaatattcataatgacgaagcctcaacacgacgctaccttctcacgcatgaacaaaatcgatggctggggatctttggaggccgagggaaaaatattcataacgataaagcctcaacacgacgctaccttctcaatcgcatga
- a CDS encoding hypothetical protein (NECATOR_CHRX.G22783.T1) — MNKIDDWGSLEAEGKIFIMMKPQHDATFSRMNKIDGWGSLEAEGKIFITIKPQHDATFSRMNKIDGWGSLEAEGKILIMMKPQHDAPSSIALNKIDDWGSLEAEGKIFIMTKPQHDATFSIA; from the coding sequence atgaacaaaatcgatgactggggatctttggaggccgagggaaaaatattcataatgatgaagcctcaacacgacgctaccttctcacgcatgaacaaaatcgatggctggggatctttggaggccgagggaaaaatattcataacgataaagcctcaacacgacgctaccttctcacgcatgaacaaaatcgatggctggggatctttggaggccgagggaaaaatattaataatgatgaagcctcaacacgacgctccCTCCTCAATCGCcctgaacaaaatcgatgactggggatctttggaggccgagggaaaaatattcataatgacgaagcctcaacacgacgctaccttctcaatcgcatga
- a CDS encoding hypothetical protein (NECATOR_CHRX.G22784.T1) produces the protein MMKPQHDATFSRMNKIDGWGSLEAEGKILIMMKPQHDATFSRMNKIDDWGSLEAEGKIFIMTKPQHDATFSRMNKIDGWGSLEAEGKILIMMKPQHDATFSRMNKIDGWGSLEAEGKILIMIKPQHDASPSIAPKIDDWGSLEAEGKIFIMTKPQHDATFSRMNKIDDWGSLEAEGKIFIMMKPQHDATFSRMNKIDGWGSLEAEGKILIMMKPQHDATFPSLPNKIDGWGSFEAEGKIFIMTKPQHDATFSRMNKIDVWGSLEAEGKIFITIKPQHDATFTRMNKIDGWGSFEAEGKIFIMTKPQHDATFSRMTKIDGWGSLEAEGKIFIMMKPQHDATFSRMNKIDGWGSLEAEGKILIMMKPEHDATFLRMNKVDGWGSLEAEGKILIMMKPEHDATFSRMNKIDGWGSLEAEGKIFIMMKPQHDATFSRMNKIDVWGSLEAEGKIFIMMKPQHDATFSRMNKIDGWGSLEAEGKIFIMMKPQHDATFSRMNKIDGWGSLEAEGKIFIMMKPQHDATFSRMNKIDGWGSLEAEGKIFITIKPQHDATFSRMNKIDGWGSLEAEGKILIMMKPEHDATFLRMNKIDVWGSLEAEGKIFIMTKPQHDATFSRMNKIDVWGSLEAEGKIFIMMKPQHDATFSRMNKIDGWGSLEAEGKIFIMMKPQHDATFSRMNKIDGWGSLEAEGKILIMMKPQHDATFSRMNKIDGWGSLEAEGKIFIMMKPQHDASPSTA, from the coding sequence atgatgaagcctcaacacgacgctaccttctcacgcatgaacaaaatcgatggctggggatctttggaggccgagggaaaaatattaataatgatgaagcctcaacacgacgctaccttctcacgcatgaacaaaatcgatgactggggatctttggaggccgagggaaaaatattcataatgacgaagcctcaacacgacgctaccttctcacgcatgaacaaaatcgatggctggggatctttggaggccgagggaaaaatattaataatgatgaagcctcaacacgacgctaccttctcacgcatgaacaaaatcgatggctggggatctttggaggccgagggaaaaatattaataatgattaagcctcaacacgacgcttcccCCTCAATAGcccccaaaatcgatgactggggatctttggaggccgagggaaaaatattcataatgacgaagcctcaacacgacgctaccttctcacgcatgaacaaaatcgatgactggggatctttggaggccgagggaaaaatattcataatgatgaagcctcaacacgacgctaccttctcacgcatgaacaaaatcgatggctggggatctttggaggccgagggaaaaatattaataatgatgaagcctcaacacgacgctaccttcccCTCACTCCccaacaaaatcgatggctggggatctttcgaggccgagggaaaaatattcataatgacgaagcctcaacacgacgctaccttctcacgcatgaacaaaatcgatgtctggggatctttggaggccgagggaaaaatattcataacgataaagcctcaacacgacgctaccttcacacgcatgaacaaaatcgatggctggggatctttcgaggccgagggaaaaatattcataatgacgaagcctcaacacgacgctaccttctcacgcatgaccaaaatcgatggctggggatctttggaggccgagggaaaaatattcataatgatgaagcctcaacacgacgctaccttctcacgcatgaacaaaatcgatggctggggatctttggaggccgagggaaaaatattaataatgatgaagcctgaacacgacgctaccttcttacgcatgaacaaagtcgatggctggggatctttggaggccgagggaaaaatattaataatgatgaagcctgaacacgacgctaccttctcacgcatgaacaaaatcgatggctggggatctttggaggccgagggaaaaatattcataatgatgaagcctcaacacgacgctaccttctcacgcatgaacaaaatcgatgtctggggatctttggaggccgagggaaaaatattcataatgatgaagcctcaacacgacgctaccttctcacgcatgaacaaaatcgatggctggggatctttggaggccgagggaaaaatattcataatgatgaagcctcaacacgacgctaccttctcacgcatgaacaaaatcgatggctggggatctttggaggccgagggaaaaatattcataatgatgaagcctcaacacgacgctaccttctcacgcatgaacaaaatcgatggctggggatctttggaggccgagggaaaaatattcataacgataaagcctcaacacgacgctaccttctcacgcatgaacaaaatcgatggctggggatctttggaggccgagggaaaaatattaataatgatgaagcctgaacacgacgctaccttcttacgcatgaacaaaatcgatgtaTGGGGATCTCTGGAGgcagagggaaaaatattcataatgacgaagcctcaacacgacgctaccttctcacgcatgaacaaaatcgatgtctggggatctttggaggccgagggaaaaatattcataatgatgaagcctcaacacgacgctaccttctcacgcatgaacaaaatcgatggctggggatctttggaggccgagggaaaaatattcataatgatgaagcctcaacacgacgctaccttctcacgcatgaacaaaatcgatggctggggatctttggaggccgagggaaaaatattaataatgatgaagcctcaacacgacgctaccttctcacgcatgaacaaaatcgatggctggggatctttggaggccgagggaaaaatattcataatgatgaagcctcaacacgacgcttcccCCTCAaccgcatga
- a CDS encoding hypothetical protein (NECATOR_CHRX.G22785.T1), which produces MNKIDDWGSLEAEGKIFIMTKPQHNATFSRMNKIDDWGSLEAEVKIFIMTKPQHNATFSRVNKIDDWGSLEAEGKIFIMTKPQHNATFSRMNKIDDWGSLEAEGKIFIMTKPQHNATFSRVNKIDDWGSLEAEGKIFIMTKPQHDATFSRMNKIDGWGSLEAEGKIFIMTKPQHDATFSRVNKIDDWGSLEAEGKIFIMTKPQHDASPSSRMNKIDDWGSLEAEGKIFIMMKPQHDATFSRMNKIDDWGSLEAEGKIFIMMKPQHDATFSRMNKIDVWGSLEAEGKIFIMTKPQHDATFSRMNKIDGWGSLEAEGKIFIMMKPQHDATFSRMNKIDDWGSLEAEGKIFIMTKPQHDASPSIAPKIDDWGSLEAEGKIFIMMKPQHDATFSRMNKIDGWGSLEAEGKIFIMMKPQHDATFSRMNKIDDWGSLEAEGKIFIMMKPQHDATFSTHEQNR; this is translated from the coding sequence atgaacaaaatcgatgactggggatctctGGAGgcagagggaaaaatattcataatgacgaagcctcaacacaacgctaccttctcacgcatgaacaaaatcgatgactggggatctttggaggccgaggtaaaaatattcataatgacgaagcctcaacacaacgctaccttctcacgcgtgaacaaaatcgatgactggggatctttggaggccgagggaaaaatattcataatgacgaagcctcaacacaacgctaccttctcacgcatgaacaaaatcgatgactggggatctttggaggccgagggaaaaatattcataatgacgaagcctcaacacaaCGCAACCTTCTCACGcgtgaacaaaatcgatgactggggatctttggaggccgagggaaaaatattcataatgacgaagcctcaacacgacgctaccttctcacgcatgaacaaaatcgatggctggggatctttggaggccgagggaaaaatattcataatgacgaagcctcaacacgacgctaccttctcacgcgtgaacaaaatcgatgactggggatctttggaggccgagggaaaaatattcataatgacgaagcctcaacacgacgcttccccctcatcacgcatgaacaaaatcgatgactggggatctttggaggccgagggaaaaatattcataatgatgaagcctcaacacgacgctaccttctcacgcatgaacaaaatcgatgactggggatctttggaggccgagggaaaaatattcataatgatgaagcctcaacacgacgctaccttctcacgcatgaacaaaatcgatgtctggggatctttggaggccgagggaaaaatattcataatgacgaagcctcaacacgacgctaccttctcacgcatgaacaaaatcgatggctggggatctttggaggccgagggaaaaatattcataatgatgaagcctcaacacgacgctaccttctcacgcatgaacaaaatcgatgactggggatctttggaggccgagggaaaaatattcataatgacgaagcctcaacacgacgcttcccCCTCAATCGcccccaaaatcgatgactggggatctttggaggccgagggaaaaatattcataatgatgaagcctcaacacgacgctaccttctcacgcatgaacaaaatcgatggctggggatctttggaggccgagggaaaaatattcataatgatgaagcctcaacacgacgctaccttctcacgcatgaacaaaatcgatgactggggatctttggaggccgagggaaaaatattcataatgatgaagcctcaacacgacgctaccttctcaacgcatgaacaaaatcgatga
- a CDS encoding hypothetical protein (NECATOR_CHRX.G22786.T1): MNKIDGWGSLEAEGKIFIMMKPQHDATFSRVNKIDDWGSLEAEGKIFIMTKPQHDASPSIAPKIDDWGSLEAEGKILIMMKPQHDATFSRVNKIDDWGSLEAEGKIFIMTKPQHDATFSRMNKIDGWGSLEAEGKIFIMTKPQHDATFSRMNKIDVWGSLEAEGKILIMMKPQHDATFSRMNKIDDWGSLEAEGKIFITIEPQHDATFSRMNKIDDWGSLEAEGKIFIMTKPQHDASPSIA; encoded by the coding sequence atgaacaaaatcgatggctggggatctttggaggccgagggaaaaatattcataatgatgaagcctcaacacgacgctaccttctcacgcgtgaacaaaatcgatgactggggatctttggaggccgagggaaaaatattcataatgacgaagcctcaacacgacgcttcccCCTCAATCGcccccaaaatcgatgactggggatctttggaggccgagggaaaaatattaataatgatgaagcctcaacacgacgctaccttctcacgcgtgaacaaaatcgatgactggggatctttggaggccgagggaaaaatattcataatgacgaagcctcaacacgacgctaccttctcacgcatgaacaaaatcgatggctggggatctttggaggccgagggaaaaatattcataatgacgaagcctcaacacgacgctaccttctcacgcatgaacaaaatcgatgtctggggatctttggaggccgagggaaaaatattaataatgatgaagcctcaacacgacgctaccttctcacgcatgaacaaaatcgatgactggggatctttggaggccgagggaaaaatattcataacgatagagcctcaacacgacgctaccttctcacgcatgaacaaaatcgatgactggggatctttggaggcagagggaaaaatattcataatgacgaagcctcaacacgacgcttccccctcaatcgcatga
- a CDS encoding hypothetical protein (NECATOR_CHRX.G22787.T2) has protein sequence MTKPQHDATFSRMNKIDGWGSLEAEGKIFITIKPQHDATSSRMNKIDGWGSLEAEGKIFIMTKPQHDATFSRMNKIDVWGSLEAEGKIFIMTKPELDASPSIAPKIDDWRSLEAEGKILIMMKPEHDATFSRMNKIDGWGSLEAEGKIFIMMKPQHDATSSIASTKSMTGDLWRPREKYS, from the coding sequence atgacgaagcctcaacacgacgctaccttctcacgcatgaacaaaatcgatggctggggatctttggaggccgagggaaaaatattcataacgataaagcctcaacacgacgctacctcctcacgcatgaacaaaatcgatggctggggatctttggaggccgagggaaaaatattcataatgacgaagcctcaacacgacgctaccttctcacgcatgaacaaaatcgatgtaTGGGGATCTCTGGAGgcagagggaaaaatattcataatgacgaagcctgAACTCGACGCTTCCCCCTCAATCGcccccaaaatcgatgactggagatccttggaggccgagggaaaaatattaataatgatgaagcctgaacacgacgctaccttctcacgcatgaacaaaatcgatggctggggatctttggaggccgagggaaaaatattcataatgatgaagcctcaacacgacgctacctccTCAATCGCATccacaaaatcgatgactggggatctttggaggccgagggaaaaatattcataa
- a CDS encoding hypothetical protein (NECATOR_CHRX.G22787.T1) yields MNKIDGWGSLEAEGKIFITIKPQHDATSSRMNKIDGWGSLEAEGKIFIMTKPQHDATFSRMNKIDVWGSLEAEGKIFIMTKPELDASPSIAPKIDDWRSLEAEGKILIMMKPEHDATFSRMNKIDGWGSLEAEGKIFIMMKPQHDATSSIASTKSMTGDLWRPREKYS; encoded by the coding sequence atgaacaaaatcgatggctggggatctttggaggccgagggaaaaatattcataacgataaagcctcaacacgacgctacctcctcacgcatgaacaaaatcgatggctggggatctttggaggccgagggaaaaatattcataatgacgaagcctcaacacgacgctaccttctcacgcatgaacaaaatcgatgtaTGGGGATCTCTGGAGgcagagggaaaaatattcataatgacgaagcctgAACTCGACGCTTCCCCCTCAATCGcccccaaaatcgatgactggagatccttggaggccgagggaaaaatattaataatgatgaagcctgaacacgacgctaccttctcacgcatgaacaaaatcgatggctggggatctttggaggccgagggaaaaatattcataatgatgaagcctcaacacgacgctacctccTCAATCGCATccacaaaatcgatgactggggatctttggaggccgagggaaaaatattcataa
- a CDS encoding hypothetical protein (NECATOR_CHRX.G22788.T1): MTKIDGWGSLEAEGNVLIMMKPQHNATFSRMNKIDDWGSLEAEGKIFIMTKLQHNDTFSRMNKIDDWGSLEAEGKIFIMMKPQHDATFSRMNKIDGWGSLEAEGKIFIMTKPQHDATFSRMNKIDGWGSLEAEGKIFITIKPQHDATFSRMNKIDGWGSLEAEGKIFIMTKPQHDATFSRMNKIDDWGSLEAEVKIFIMTKPQHDATFSRVNKIDGWGSLEAEGKILIMTKPQHNATFPRIANKIDDWGSLEAEGKIFIMTKPQHDATFSRVNKIDDWGSLEAEGKIFIMTKPQHNATFSRVNKIDDWGSLEAEGKIFIMTKPQHDATFSRMNKIDDWGSLEAEGKIFIMMKPQHDATFSRMNKIDDWGSLEAEGKIFIMTKPQHDATFSRMNKIDGWGSFEAEGKIFIMTKPQHDATFSRMNKIDDWGSLEAEGKIFIMMKPQHDAYLLTHQQNR; the protein is encoded by the coding sequence ATgaccaaaatcgatggctggggatctttggaggccgagggaaatgtattaataatgatgaagcctcaacacaacgcaaccttctcacgcatgaacaaaatcgatgactggggatctttggaggccgagggaaaaatattcataatgacgaagctTCAACACAACgataccttctcacgcatgaacaaaatcgatgactggggatctttggaggccgagggaaaaatattcataatgatgaagcctcaacacgacgctaccttctcacgcatgaacaaaatcgatggctggggatctttggaggccgagggaaaaatattcataatgacgaagcctcaacacgacgctaccttctcacgcatgaacaaaatcgatggctggggatctttggaggccgagggaaaaatattcataacgataaagcctcaacacgacgctaccttctcacgcatgaacaaaatcgatggctggggatctttggaggccgagggaaaaatattcataatgacgaagcctcaacacgacgctaccttctcacgcatgaacaaaatcgatgactggggatctctGGAGGCCGAggtaaaaatattcataatgacgaagcctcaacacgacgctaccttctcacgcgtgaacaaaatcgatggctggggatctttggaggccgagggaaaaatattaataatgacgaagcctcaacacaaCGCTACCTTCCCACGCATCgcgaacaaaatcgatgactggggatctttggaggccgagggaaaaatatttattatgacgaagcctcaacacgacgctaccttctcacgcgtgaacaaaatcgatgactggggatctttggaggccgagggaaaaatattcataatgacgaagcctcaacacaaCGCAACCTTCTCACGcgtgaacaaaatcgatgactggggatctctGGAGgcagagggaaaaatattcataatgacgaagcctcaacacgacgctaccttctcacgcatgaacaaaatcgatgactggggatctttggaggccgagggaaaaatattcataatgatgaagcctcaacacgacgctaccttctcacgcatgaacaaaatcgatgactggggatctttggaggccgagggaaaaatattcataatgacgaagcctcaacacgacgctaccttctcacgcatgaacaaaatcgatggctggggatctttcgaggccgagggaaaaatattcataatgacgaagcctcaacacgacgctaccttctcacgcatgaacaaaatcgatgactggggatctttggaggccgagggaaaaatattcataatgatgaagcctcaacacgacgcttaccttctcacgcatcaacaaaatcgatga
- a CDS encoding hypothetical protein (NECATOR_CHRX.G22789.T1), giving the protein MNKIDVWGSLEAEGKIFIMMKPQHDATFSRMNKIDGWGSLEAEGKILIMMKPQHDATFSRMTKIDGWGSLEAEGKIFIMMKPQHDATFSRMNKINDWGSLEAEGKILIMMKPQHDATFSRITKSMTGDLWRPREKYS; this is encoded by the coding sequence atgaacaaaatcgatgtctGGGGATcattggaggccgagggaaaaatattcataatgatgaagcctcaacacgacgctaccttctcacgcatgaacaaaatcgatggctggggatctttggaggccgagggaaaaatattaataatgatgaagcctcaacacgacgctaccttctcacgcatgaccaaaatcgatggctggggatctttggaggccgagggaaaaatattcataatgatgaagcctcaacacgacgctaccttctcacgcatgaacaaaatcaatgactggggatctttggaggccgagggaaaaatattaataatgatgaagcctcaacacgacgctaccttctcacgcataacaaaatcgatgactggggatctttggaggccgagggaaaaatattcataa